In a single window of the Arcobacter sp. CECT 8986 genome:
- a CDS encoding GGDEF domain-containing response regulator, producing the protein MNKEILKNIKVLYVEDENDVREFTGKTIKAIVKDIIIAKDGKEGLDEYLNNPDIDLIVTDINMPKMGGLEMCEEIRKSNKEVPIVITSAHNDPNFLKQAIDVGVSAYAMKPIDLYQLIESMIKAVEPIFLRNQLEKVNLSLEERVEEGIKKIKSILDAQDNIVFVSDIKTITNVNKKFLEFFDVNSLEEFLTKTPCITACFKEDKGCFNLKNIVGDEKNWIKYLINLSEVDRIVKIANKNGEDRVFTVNIDDYKQNDFYVISLTDITELKEKSNLLEYQANHDLLTGLFNRQKFHEIFGKEIRRDKRYENELSLILFDIDHFKIFNDKYGHNLGDEVLKFLAQIVSKNVREHDTIVRWGGEEFIVLLPETNIEGATKVAEKIRVALENFEDKTIPEKVTASFGVTTLTEGDDENSFIQKADKALYEAKTQGRNRVISKS; encoded by the coding sequence ATGAACAAAGAGATACTTAAAAATATTAAAGTTTTATATGTAGAAGATGAAAATGATGTAAGAGAATTTACAGGTAAAACAATAAAAGCTATAGTTAAAGATATTATAATTGCAAAAGATGGAAAAGAAGGATTAGATGAGTATTTAAATAATCCTGATATTGATTTAATTGTTACAGATATTAATATGCCTAAAATGGGTGGATTAGAGATGTGTGAAGAGATTAGAAAAAGCAATAAGGAAGTACCTATTGTTATTACAAGTGCACATAATGACCCAAATTTTCTAAAACAAGCAATTGATGTTGGTGTTAGTGCATATGCAATGAAACCAATAGATTTATATCAATTAATTGAAAGTATGATTAAAGCAGTTGAACCTATTTTTCTAAGAAATCAATTAGAAAAAGTAAACTTATCTTTAGAAGAGAGAGTTGAAGAAGGTATAAAAAAAATAAAATCAATTTTAGATGCTCAAGATAATATTGTATTTGTAAGTGATATAAAAACTATAACTAATGTAAATAAAAAGTTTTTAGAGTTTTTTGATGTAAATTCACTTGAAGAGTTTTTGACAAAAACTCCTTGCATTACTGCATGTTTTAAAGAGGACAAAGGTTGTTTCAACTTAAAAAATATAGTTGGTGATGAAAAAAATTGGATTAAATATTTAATTAATCTTAGTGAAGTTGATAGAATAGTAAAAATAGCAAATAAAAATGGCGAAGATAGAGTTTTTACTGTAAATATTGATGATTATAAACAAAATGACTTTTATGTTATTTCACTAACAGATATCACAGAATTAAAAGAGAAATCAAATCTTTTAGAGTATCAAGCTAATCATGATTTATTGACAGGATTATTTAATAGACAAAAATTCCATGAAATTTTTGGAAAAGAGATAAGAAGAGATAAAAGATATGAAAATGAACTTTCATTAATACTTTTTGATATTGACCACTTTAAAATTTTCAATGATAAATATGGACATAATCTTGGAGATGAAGTTCTTAAATTTCTTGCTCAAATTGTATCAAAAAATGTAAGAGAACATGATACAATTGTTAGATGGGGAGGAGAAGAATTTATAGTTTTACTTCCTGAAACAAATATAGAAGGTGCAACTAAAGTTGCAGAAAAAATAAGAGTAGCACTTGAAAACTTTGAAGATAAGACTATTCCAGAAAAAGTAACAGCAAGCTTTGGAGTTACTACACTTACAGAAGGTGATGATGAAAATAGCTTCATACAAAAAGCTGACAAAGCTTTATATGAAGCAAAAACTCAAGGAAGAAATAGAGTTATCTCTAAAAGTTAA
- a CDS encoding S4 domain-containing protein encodes MRCDKFLNAVNITKRRAVAEDMLAHQVVFVNNMPVKKSKEIKVGDIIEIRYLERSDKFKVLQIPATKSTPKSKMAEYVEKLEGGN; translated from the coding sequence ATGAGATGTGATAAATTTTTAAATGCAGTAAATATAACAAAAAGAAGAGCAGTTGCAGAAGATATGCTTGCACATCAAGTTGTCTTTGTCAATAATATGCCAGTAAAAAAATCTAAAGAGATTAAAGTTGGCGATATCATAGAGATTAGATATCTAGAAAGAAGTGATAAGTTTAAGGTTTTGCAAATTCCAGCAACGAAATCTACTCCAAAATCAAAAATGGCCGAGTACGTAGAAAAACTTGAAGGTGGGAACTGA
- a CDS encoding argininosuccinate synthase: protein MSKKEVKKVVLAYSGGLDTSIILKWLQDEYNAEVITFTADLGQGEEVEPARKKALAMGIKPENIFILDIKEEFVKDYVFPMFRANAIYEGEYLLGTSIARPLISKKQIEIANKMGADAVAHGATGKGNDQVRFELGYLGLNPEITVIAPWREWDLNSREKLLAYAKENGIEIAKKHLDENGNPAVSPYSMDANLLHISYEGLALEDPSAEPDESMWLWTNSPEKAPDEAEYITISYKNGDPVAINGEEMSPATLLKTLNEYGNKHGIGRIDIVENRYVGMKARGCYETPGGTIMLKAHRAIESITLDREAAHLKDELMPKYAKLIYSGYWFSPEREMLQAAIDETQKDVEGTVKLKLYKGNVIVVGRESEKTLFSEAHSTFEEDEVYNQKDAEGFIKLNALRFIIAGQKRK, encoded by the coding sequence ATGAGCAAAAAAGAAGTAAAAAAAGTTGTTTTAGCATATAGTGGAGGTTTAGATACTTCTATTATCTTAAAATGGCTTCAAGACGAATATAATGCAGAAGTTATTACTTTTACAGCTGATTTAGGACAGGGAGAAGAAGTTGAGCCAGCTAGAAAAAAAGCATTGGCGATGGGAATAAAACCTGAAAATATTTTTATTTTAGATATAAAAGAAGAATTTGTTAAAGATTATGTATTCCCAATGTTTAGAGCAAATGCTATATATGAAGGTGAATATTTATTAGGAACTTCAATTGCTAGACCTCTAATCTCTAAAAAACAAATTGAAATTGCAAACAAAATGGGTGCAGATGCAGTTGCTCATGGAGCTACTGGTAAAGGAAATGACCAAGTTAGATTTGAGCTAGGTTACTTAGGATTAAACCCAGAAATTACAGTTATTGCTCCATGGAGAGAATGGGATTTAAATTCAAGAGAAAAACTATTAGCTTATGCTAAAGAAAATGGTATTGAAATTGCAAAAAAACATTTAGATGAAAATGGAAATCCTGCAGTTAGTCCATACTCAATGGATGCAAATCTTTTACATATCTCTTATGAGGGATTAGCATTAGAAGATCCAAGTGCAGAGCCAGATGAATCTATGTGGTTATGGACAAATTCACCAGAAAAAGCACCAGATGAAGCTGAATATATTACAATTTCATATAAAAATGGTGACCCAGTTGCTATTAATGGAGAAGAAATGTCTCCAGCAACTTTATTAAAAACATTAAATGAATATGGAAATAAACATGGTATCGGAAGAATTGATATCGTTGAAAACAGATATGTAGGAATGAAAGCAAGAGGTTGTTATGAAACTCCAGGTGGAACAATCATGCTTAAAGCTCACAGAGCTATTGAATCAATTACATTAGATAGAGAAGCTGCTCACTTAAAAGATGAATTAATGCCTAAATATGCAAAATTAATCTATAGTGGATATTGGTTCTCTCCTGAAAGAGAAATGCTTCAAGCTGCTATTGATGAAACTCAAAAAGATGTTGAAGGTACAGTAAAACTAAAACTTTATAAAGGAAATGTTATTGTAGTAGGAAGAGAGTCTGAAAAAACACTATTCTCTGAAGCTCACTCAACATTTGAAGAAGATGAAGTTTATAATCAAAAAGATGCAGAAGGATTTATTAAACTTAATGCATTAAGATTTATTATCGCTGGACAAAAAAGAAAATAG
- a CDS encoding EAL domain-containing protein — protein MHFDVLIADKELINNEKLITKTKNELVNVNLHLSTSKEEILKKAFSINLLIIDINIKDSLEIAKKCLDADIDVIFIIDDTNNLDVAYNIEVFDFIYKPIYLNKLIFKINHYVKIREREKEILKQKEFSSIILNNIATLIFLTDGENFLFANKNFLKTLDLQDVEELNNKYNNVVNIFEKRQGFLFEDKNEDWINQVISDDELKVIIKTSQDEERIYKIQCNYLKENKNYLIFLEDITLELEYKNKLMNLLYTDNLTKKPNRAKLIDELQHNEININSLAILDITSFKEINDFFGNRVGDIVLIELAGIIENCIEKYENISLYKFHSDTYCITGENIGKNDFLTIIKEIIASVYTTVISHDKYEIDTRVRAGISFSIKNNKLITADLALQAAKKDNKEYLVFYEKLDNLKEYENNMKWTKKLKNALGNDDIILYYQPLINNKTMQVDKYECLVRMIDEDRIISPFFFLDISKKSNQYTKITKIVIDKAFQKFSDLDYEFSVNISYEDIETPNFLEYIKSKLLQYNVKNKVVFEILEDESIKNYDILIKFIEDLKSLGCKVAIDDFGSGYSNFEHILKMNIDYLKIDASIIKNIVKDKNSYKITKTIIEFAKNLGLKTIAEYVENEEIFKTVKNLGADYSQGYYFSEPKEAPELNKFN, from the coding sequence ATGCATTTTGATGTTTTAATTGCAGATAAAGAATTAATAAATAATGAAAAACTAATTACTAAAACTAAAAATGAGTTGGTAAATGTAAATTTACATTTATCAACATCAAAAGAAGAGATACTCAAAAAAGCTTTTTCTATAAATCTTCTGATTATTGATATAAACATCAAAGACTCTTTAGAGATTGCAAAAAAATGTCTTGATGCAGATATAGATGTAATTTTCATAATTGATGATACAAATAATTTAGATGTTGCATATAATATTGAAGTTTTTGACTTCATTTATAAACCAATATATTTAAATAAACTTATTTTCAAAATTAATCATTATGTAAAAATAAGAGAAAGAGAAAAAGAGATATTAAAACAAAAAGAGTTCTCTTCAATTATATTAAATAATATTGCAACGCTTATTTTTTTGACAGATGGGGAAAACTTTCTTTTTGCAAATAAAAACTTTCTAAAAACTTTGGACTTACAAGATGTTGAAGAGTTAAATAACAAATATAATAATGTAGTAAATATATTTGAAAAAAGACAAGGTTTTTTATTTGAAGATAAAAATGAAGATTGGATAAATCAAGTAATATCAGACGATGAACTAAAAGTGATTATTAAAACATCTCAAGATGAAGAAAGAATCTATAAAATTCAATGTAACTATCTAAAAGAGAATAAAAACTATTTAATATTTTTAGAAGACATAACTTTAGAGTTAGAGTATAAAAATAAATTGATGAATCTTTTATATACAGACAACTTAACAAAAAAACCAAATAGAGCAAAACTTATAGATGAATTACAACACAATGAAATAAATATAAATTCACTTGCTATTTTAGATATCACATCATTTAAAGAGATAAATGATTTCTTTGGGAATAGAGTTGGAGATATTGTTTTAATAGAACTTGCAGGAATAATAGAAAATTGTATAGAAAAATATGAGAATATAAGTCTATATAAATTCCACTCTGATACTTATTGTATAACTGGTGAAAATATTGGGAAAAATGATTTTTTAACTATTATAAAAGAGATAATTGCATCAGTTTATACAACAGTAATAAGTCATGATAAATATGAAATTGACACTAGAGTTAGAGCAGGAATATCTTTTTCTATAAAAAACAATAAACTAATTACTGCAGATTTAGCTTTACAAGCTGCAAAAAAAGACAACAAAGAGTATTTAGTTTTTTATGAAAAACTTGATAATTTAAAAGAGTATGAAAACAATATGAAGTGGACTAAAAAACTTAAAAATGCTCTTGGAAATGATGATATTATACTTTATTATCAACCTTTAATAAATAACAAAACAATGCAAGTAGATAAATATGAGTGCTTAGTAAGAATGATTGATGAAGATAGAATTATCTCTCCTTTTTTCTTTTTGGATATTTCTAAAAAATCTAATCAATATACAAAAATTACAAAAATAGTAATTGACAAAGCATTTCAAAAATTTAGTGATTTAGATTATGAGTTTTCGGTTAATATTTCCTATGAAGATATAGAAACTCCAAACTTTTTAGAATATATTAAATCAAAACTGTTACAATATAATGTCAAAAATAAGGTAGTATTTGAGATTCTTGAAGATGAAAGTATAAAAAATTACGATATACTTATAAAATTTATTGAAGATTTAAAAAGTTTAGGCTGCAAAGTTGCAATTGATGATTTTGGTTCTGGATATTCAAACTTTGAACATATTTTAAAAATGAATATAGATTATCTAAAAATCGATGCATCAATTATAAAAAATATAGTAAAAGATAAGAACTCATATAAAATTACTAAAACCATAATAGAATTTGCAAAAAATCTAGGTTTAAAAACTATCGCAGAATATGTTGAAAATGAAGAAATTTTTAAAACAGTTAAAAATCTAGGAGCCGATTATTCTCAAGGTTACTATTTTTCAGAACCAAAAGAGGCACCTGAACTAAACAAGTTTAACTAA
- the lptB gene encoding LPS export ABC transporter ATP-binding protein, with the protein MHKLEIKDITKKIKKTEILHGISLEIESGEIVGLLGPNGAGKTTTFYTVCGLVKPTSGDVYFDNMNITNLPLHQRALKGIGYLPQESSIFKDLSVEDNLFLAAEVITKDKDEQHKRVEELLEIFNIEPIRRRKGISLSGGERRRTEIARALVSKPKFLLLDEPFAGVDPIAVKDIQEIIHQLTQIGIGVLITDHNVRETLQICDRAYVMKNGSLLASGKSEEIKSDGSVRQHYLGEDFNF; encoded by the coding sequence ATGCATAAACTAGAGATAAAAGATATAACAAAAAAAATTAAAAAAACTGAGATATTACATGGTATTTCTTTGGAAATAGAAAGTGGTGAAATTGTTGGACTTCTAGGACCAAATGGTGCTGGTAAAACAACAACATTTTATACTGTATGTGGACTTGTAAAGCCAACAAGTGGAGATGTATATTTTGATAATATGAATATTACAAATCTTCCTTTACATCAAAGAGCACTAAAAGGAATAGGATATTTACCACAAGAGTCTTCAATTTTTAAAGATTTAAGTGTTGAAGATAATCTATTTTTAGCAGCAGAAGTAATAACAAAAGATAAAGATGAACAACATAAAAGAGTTGAGGAGTTATTAGAGATTTTTAATATTGAGCCAATTAGAAGAAGAAAAGGTATATCTTTATCTGGTGGTGAAAGAAGAAGAACTGAAATTGCAAGAGCTTTAGTATCAAAACCAAAATTTTTACTTCTTGATGAGCCTTTTGCTGGTGTTGACCCAATCGCAGTAAAAGATATTCAAGAAATTATTCATCAGTTAACACAAATTGGTATTGGTGTTTTAATTACAGACCATAATGTAAGAGAAACTCTTCAAATTTGTGATAGAGCATATGTAATGAAAAATGGTTCATTATTAGCTTCAGGTAAAAGTGAAGAGATTAAAAGTGATGGAAGTGTTAGACAACACTACTTAGGGGAAGATTTTAACTTTTAG
- the trpD gene encoding anthranilate phosphoribosyltransferase has product MFSLAKLKFDDIFENRLTQEEVREYLIELYERGETAAEIAAAASAMREHMIPLAINYDLKSKAIDVVGTGGDKSYSFNISSTVSILLAACGCYVAKHGNRSITSKSGSADMLEVLGVNLNLTSPKLVTMLEQTGFCFMFAANHHPAMKYIMPIRKSIEHRTIFNILGPLSNPASVSKQMIGVFSKDYVGKLTEALNMLDSKRSMVVSSNDGMDEISISDITFANTLINGKIDEFEIDPQALGFKLSPKDAIVGGDAKENAKITKGILENEITDAKLDIVLLNAAASLLVDDKARDMKEGIQMARDAILSGKAKEKLEEIIKVSNQLIK; this is encoded by the coding sequence ATGTTTAGCTTAGCAAAATTAAAATTTGATGATATCTTTGAAAATAGATTGACTCAAGAAGAGGTTAGAGAGTATTTAATTGAACTTTATGAAAGAGGAGAAACAGCAGCTGAAATAGCAGCAGCAGCAAGTGCTATGAGAGAGCATATGATTCCTCTTGCAATAAATTATGACTTAAAATCAAAAGCAATTGATGTAGTAGGAACAGGAGGAGATAAAAGTTATAGTTTTAATATCTCTAGTACTGTTTCTATTCTTCTTGCTGCTTGTGGATGTTATGTAGCAAAACATGGAAATAGAAGTATTACAAGTAAAAGTGGAAGTGCTGATATGCTAGAAGTTTTAGGTGTAAATCTAAATCTAACTTCTCCAAAACTTGTAACTATGCTTGAGCAAACAGGTTTTTGTTTTATGTTTGCAGCAAATCATCATCCAGCAATGAAATATATTATGCCAATTAGAAAGTCAATTGAGCACAGAACTATATTTAATATTTTAGGGCCTTTATCAAACCCTGCATCCGTTTCAAAACAGATGATAGGTGTATTTTCTAAAGATTATGTTGGAAAATTAACAGAAGCTCTTAACATGCTAGATTCAAAAAGATCTATGGTAGTTAGTTCAAATGATGGAATGGATGAGATATCAATATCTGATATAACTTTTGCTAATACACTAATAAATGGTAAAATTGATGAGTTTGAAATAGACCCTCAAGCTTTAGGTTTTAAATTGTCTCCTAAAGATGCTATTGTTGGTGGAGATGCAAAAGAGAATGCTAAAATAACTAAAGGTATTTTAGAAAATGAAATAACTGATGCAAAACTTGATATTGTATTGTTAAATGCAGCAGCTTCTTTACTTGTTGATGATAAAGCAAGAGATATGAAAGAGGGTATTCAAATGGCAAGAGATGCAATTTTAAGTGGAAAAGCAAAAGAGAAACTAGAAGAGATAATAAAAGTTTCTAATCAATTAATAAAGTAG
- the tsaE gene encoding tRNA (adenosine(37)-N6)-threonylcarbamoyltransferase complex ATPase subunit type 1 TsaE: MQKEFELELENINKVVDYLKDLLLEKKDCVVLLSGDLASGKTTLVKNFVKSYGVDDLVTSPTFSIQTIYSDDLYHYDVYNKGLEEFISLGLLEEFEKSGIHFVEWGDERLEELLNSYGFNVITVKIEKKDNKRQYKIYA; the protein is encoded by the coding sequence TTGCAAAAAGAGTTTGAATTAGAATTAGAAAATATAAATAAAGTAGTAGATTATTTAAAAGATTTATTACTAGAGAAAAAAGATTGTGTAGTATTATTAAGTGGAGATTTGGCAAGTGGTAAAACAACACTTGTTAAAAACTTTGTGAAAAGTTATGGGGTTGATGATTTAGTAACTTCACCAACATTCTCAATACAAACAATCTATTCTGATGATTTATATCATTATGATGTTTATAATAAAGGCTTAGAAGAGTTTATCTCTTTAGGATTATTAGAAGAGTTTGAAAAATCTGGAATTCACTTTGTAGAGTGGGGCGATGAGAGATTAGAAGAGTTACTTAATTCATATGGTTTTAATGTAATAACAGTAAAAATTGAAAAAAAAGATAATAAAAGGCAATATAAGATCTATGCATAA
- the kdsB gene encoding 3-deoxy-manno-octulosonate cytidylyltransferase: MIIIPARLNSSRFENKILADILGLPMVIKTATQVSGLDKVVIATDSLEVLDLAKSHNFEAVLTSNEHQSGTDRINEAVNKLNLDEDEIIVNVQADEPFIEPEVVKAVINRVKQVKENDEDTMIVSCYKKINSNLADDPNHVKVVLDENSNAVYFSRAKVPYNRDYYEDATYSGHLGIYGFTKKSLNKFCSLKQSKLETIEKLEQLRAIDNGYNIAMVEVESKSFGIDTEKDLENALRIFKK; this comes from the coding sequence ATGATAATAATACCAGCAAGATTAAATTCAAGTAGATTTGAAAATAAAATACTAGCAGATATATTAGGTCTACCAATGGTAATTAAAACAGCAACTCAAGTTAGTGGCTTAGATAAAGTGGTAATTGCAACAGATTCATTAGAAGTTTTAGACTTAGCAAAATCACACAACTTTGAGGCAGTACTTACTTCAAATGAACACCAAAGTGGTACAGATAGAATCAATGAAGCAGTTAATAAACTAAATTTAGATGAAGATGAAATTATAGTTAATGTACAAGCTGATGAGCCTTTCATAGAGCCAGAAGTTGTAAAAGCTGTAATAAATAGAGTAAAGCAAGTAAAAGAAAATGATGAAGATACAATGATAGTAAGTTGTTATAAAAAAATCAATTCAAATCTTGCAGATGACCCAAATCATGTAAAAGTTGTATTAGATGAAAATTCAAATGCAGTTTATTTTTCAAGAGCAAAAGTTCCATATAATAGAGACTATTACGAAGATGCAACTTATAGTGGACATTTAGGTATTTATGGTTTTACTAAAAAAAGTTTAAATAAATTTTGCTCTTTAAAACAATCAAAACTAGAAACTATTGAAAAACTTGAGCAATTAAGAGCAATTGACAATGGTTATAATATTGCAATGGTAGAAGTAGAATCAAAATCTTTTGGTATTGATACAGAAAAAGATTTAGAAAATGCACTAAGAATATTTAAAAAATAA
- a CDS encoding M14 family zinc carboxypeptidase — protein sequence MKKLYRNYNQSTEIFKDFQNRFPNNIKLESIGKTWEQRDINLITISSDIKTADSKPALFFTGTIHAREWIGHELSIEFTKYILKNINIYPTLKSFLNDATIYIIPCANPDGFTYAQNHFSFWRKNRRLNKDGSYGIDLNRNFPIGFEKSTLTTSSIYAGEEPFSEPETIAIKNFIETHTNITIALDYHSQGNVFFPAHNFKHEDTIDSTDLNILCANMANTIKKISNREYGIHQGKPPCEIIGGSAKDYYYSKGILSAVIEVGTRNISDYLDNMNEHVKEHIAALIEVLKEVPNYNKNNTLKRVDDFQIDEIGSNHIKLKWKAIVNKDTFFEIYRSKKDKDFCNESNLIARTQALEFTDTNLLSNTNYYFNIRAVNSKQNIKSAFCPQIRARTKVEYDEFSRTYFANLNQTGYIAQYTQNNEKHLGNAPLFVGIDEKKGVSYAVITIDLQTIPKDATIKYACLNLYPINRVTTTIEKFGEWNISIIDTENIKDITNYDEVSNAKIISYISKPTKSSQLTQGIWRKWELSTLESALLTSQIEKGKVVFRVEGPKELKIGRKSQMMQWDIGNGKNSYGLSYRPRLELTFTTKPLIKKISVNNLYTIKKSTIIKDELITGFDENSNKIYSALNFNLSSLPSYEETIITNAYIELNSINNYIKEDIRFHLEFVENSMQKNYKSIQNRDVIQNIGYDISASDLQDNQRQYFIFDSFAKKELNKKLKEHLDVLFVLKPTTSIKNIKNKKISWELENKKLEPKLVIEYIKKRRFPLAQVSNTKITVEDNKIKISWNNPKHKDFVGVKVIRNSFRKPFSSHDGYKLYSGKDNFTYDEYGAIDEDKYFAIFTYDDVPNYSKPIVLKYKAK from the coding sequence ATGAAAAAGCTTTATAGAAACTATAATCAATCAACAGAAATTTTTAAAGATTTTCAAAATAGATTTCCAAATAATATTAAATTAGAAAGTATTGGAAAAACTTGGGAACAAAGAGATATTAATCTTATTACAATATCAAGTGATATAAAAACAGCAGATAGTAAACCTGCACTATTTTTTACAGGAACAATTCATGCAAGAGAGTGGATAGGGCATGAACTATCTATTGAATTTACTAAGTATATATTAAAAAATATCAATATCTACCCTACTTTAAAATCATTTTTAAATGATGCAACTATTTATATAATTCCTTGTGCTAATCCTGATGGTTTTACTTATGCACAAAATCATTTCTCTTTTTGGAGAAAAAATAGAAGATTAAATAAAGATGGAAGTTATGGTATTGATTTAAATAGAAATTTTCCAATAGGTTTTGAAAAGTCAACTCTTACAACATCAAGTATTTATGCAGGAGAAGAACCATTTAGTGAACCTGAAACAATAGCAATTAAAAACTTTATTGAAACTCATACTAATATTACAATTGCACTTGATTATCATAGTCAAGGAAACGTATTTTTTCCTGCACATAATTTTAAACATGAAGATACAATAGACTCAACAGATTTAAATATCTTATGTGCAAATATGGCAAATACAATAAAAAAAATATCAAATAGAGAATATGGCATTCATCAAGGTAAACCACCTTGTGAAATCATTGGAGGAAGTGCAAAGGATTATTACTATTCAAAAGGAATATTATCAGCTGTTATTGAAGTTGGAACTAGAAATATAAGTGATTATTTAGACAATATGAACGAGCATGTAAAAGAACACATTGCTGCTTTAATTGAAGTATTAAAAGAAGTTCCAAATTATAATAAGAACAACACTCTAAAAAGAGTTGATGATTTTCAAATAGATGAAATTGGTTCAAATCATATTAAATTAAAATGGAAAGCAATTGTAAATAAAGATACTTTCTTTGAAATATATAGAAGTAAAAAAGATAAAGACTTTTGCAATGAATCAAATTTGATTGCAAGAACTCAAGCTTTAGAGTTTACAGATACAAATTTACTATCTAACACAAATTACTATTTTAATATAAGAGCTGTAAATAGTAAACAAAATATTAAATCAGCATTTTGTCCTCAAATTAGAGCAAGGACAAAGGTAGAATATGATGAGTTTTCAAGAACATACTTTGCAAATTTAAATCAAACAGGATACATCGCACAATATACACAAAACAATGAAAAACATCTAGGGAATGCTCCATTATTTGTAGGAATTGATGAAAAAAAAGGAGTATCTTATGCAGTTATTACCATTGATTTACAAACAATTCCAAAAGATGCAACTATAAAATATGCTTGCTTAAATCTATATCCAATAAATAGAGTAACAACTACAATAGAAAAATTTGGAGAATGGAATATTTCTATAATTGATACGGAAAATATTAAAGATATCACAAATTATGATGAGGTATCAAATGCAAAAATAATTAGTTATATAAGTAAACCAACCAAAAGCTCACAATTAACCCAAGGTATATGGAGAAAATGGGAACTCTCTACACTAGAATCTGCTTTACTTACTTCTCAAATAGAAAAAGGAAAAGTTGTTTTTAGAGTTGAAGGACCAAAAGAGTTAAAAATTGGACGAAAATCACAAATGATGCAGTGGGATATTGGAAATGGCAAAAATAGTTATGGTTTATCTTATAGACCAAGACTTGAATTGACTTTTACAACAAAGCCTTTGATAAAAAAGATTTCTGTAAATAATCTTTATACGATAAAAAAATCAACTATAATAAAAGATGAATTAATAACAGGATTTGATGAAAACTCAAATAAAATATATAGTGCACTAAATTTTAACTTATCATCACTACCTTCATATGAAGAAACAATAATTACAAACGCATATATAGAGTTAAATTCTATAAATAATTATATAAAAGAGGATATAAGATTTCATCTTGAATTTGTAGAGAATAGTATGCAAAAAAACTATAAAAGTATACAAAATAGAGATGTTATTCAAAATATAGGATATGACATAAGTGCAAGTGACTTACAAGATAATCAAAGACAATACTTTATTTTTGATTCTTTTGCAAAAAAGGAGTTAAACAAAAAACTAAAAGAGCATTTAGATGTTTTATTTGTTTTAAAACCAACAACTTCAATAAAAAATATAAAAAACAAAAAAATATCATGGGAATTAGAAAATAAAAAGTTAGAACCAAAATTAGTAATAGAATATATTAAAAAAAGAAGATTTCCTCTTGCTCAAGTTAGTAATACAAAAATAACAGTTGAAGATAATAAAATCAAAATATCTTGGAATAATCCTAAACATAAGGATTTTGTAGGAGTAAAAGTAATAAGAAATTCTTTTAGGAAACCTTTTAGTTCCCACGATGGCTATAAACTTTATTCAGGAAAAGATAATTTCACATATGATGAGTATGGAGCAATTGATGAAGATAAATATTTTGCAATTTTTACTTATGATGATGTTCCTAATTACTCTAAACCAATAGTTTTAAAATATAAAGCAAAGTAA